A portion of the Algisphaera agarilytica genome contains these proteins:
- a CDS encoding NifU family protein: protein MFEQVQGVIERIRPAVQSDGGDVELVEVTDEGIARIRFHGACIGCPSSSMTLHMGIERNIRERIPQITSVEQVD, encoded by the coding sequence CTGTTTGAGCAGGTGCAGGGCGTCATCGAACGCATCCGCCCGGCCGTGCAATCCGACGGCGGCGATGTCGAGCTGGTGGAAGTGACCGACGAGGGCATCGCCCGCATCCGCTTCCACGGCGCGTGCATCGGCTGCCCCTCCAGCAGCATGACCCTGCACATGGGCATCGAACGCAACATCCGCGAACGCATCCCGCAGATCACCTCGGTAGAGCAGGTGGACTGA
- the rpmG gene encoding 50S ribosomal protein L33 — protein MAKSKEAVEFVWLQCTECGDLNYRTPVNVKGGMPEKLKAGLKKYSPRLRKHTLHKIKRK, from the coding sequence ATGGCCAAGTCCAAAGAAGCCGTCGAGTTCGTCTGGCTGCAGTGCACCGAGTGCGGCGACCTGAACTACCGCACCCCGGTGAACGTCAAGGGCGGCATGCCCGAGAAGCTCAAAGCCGGCCTGAAGAAGTACTCGCCCCGCCTGCGCAAGCACACCCTGCACAAGATCAAGCGTAAGTGA
- a CDS encoding MTAP family purine nucleoside phosphorylase, with product MNDSPTQDQPLKIGIIGGSGLGDMFDAPGTDPADQVVKTTHEIDTPFGKPSGPITAVEWSGVEVFLLQRHGPGHVLNPTAVPYRANIYAMKALGVTHLLASGATGSLREHLQPGELVIVDQVVDKTYKRPNTFFEKAAVHVEFSSPFCPVMRRWLLDAAQRLDTDLNIHDGGTYVCMEGPVFSTKAESEWHRQLGGDLIGMTVMPEAKLAREAELAYALIGLPTDYDCWKPHEGDQHELLQEIIGNLKKASAAGIALMKAALADLSMLRDQPSPAHTALALGIWSDKSKVDPEEVKRLEVLWGKYFE from the coding sequence ATGAACGACAGCCCCACCCAAGACCAACCCCTCAAAATCGGCATCATCGGCGGCAGCGGCCTGGGCGACATGTTCGACGCCCCCGGCACCGACCCCGCCGACCAGGTCGTCAAAACCACCCACGAAATCGACACGCCCTTCGGCAAACCCAGCGGTCCGATCACGGCCGTGGAATGGTCGGGTGTGGAGGTCTTCCTATTGCAACGCCACGGGCCGGGCCACGTGCTGAACCCCACGGCCGTGCCGTACCGGGCGAACATCTACGCCATGAAAGCCCTGGGCGTCACGCACCTCCTGGCGAGCGGCGCGACGGGTTCGCTGCGGGAACACCTGCAGCCCGGCGAGCTGGTCATCGTCGATCAGGTGGTGGACAAGACCTACAAACGGCCCAACACTTTCTTCGAGAAGGCCGCGGTGCACGTCGAGTTTTCCTCTCCGTTCTGCCCGGTGATGCGGCGGTGGCTGCTCGACGCGGCGCAGCGCCTCGACACCGACCTCAACATCCACGACGGCGGGACGTATGTGTGCATGGAGGGCCCGGTCTTCTCGACGAAGGCCGAGAGCGAATGGCACCGCCAACTCGGCGGCGACCTCATCGGCATGACCGTGATGCCCGAAGCCAAGCTCGCGCGTGAGGCCGAGCTGGCCTATGCGTTGATCGGATTGCCGACCGACTACGACTGTTGGAAACCCCACGAAGGCGACCAGCACGAACTGCTGCAAGAGATCATCGGCAACCTCAAGAAAGCCAGTGCCGCGGGGATCGCGCTGATGAAGGCTGCGTTGGCTGATCTGTCGATGCTCCGTGATCAACCCAGCCCCGCACACACCGCTCTTGCGCTGGGGATCTGGTCGGACAAGTCGAAGGTTGATCCCGAGGAGGTGAAGCGACTTGAGGTGTTGTGGGGGAAGTATTTTGAGTAG
- a CDS encoding LacI family DNA-binding transcriptional regulator codes for MRVTIKDVAEKAQVSVTTVSMAMGSPGRIAEATRERVLKVAEEMGYRPNMLVRGMQKGQTMSVGVLMNFSGDSFEGRIFQGVHHTLVDAGYVPIALMPNDRAPALSQIHSLLDRRVDGILMRPTGEAKWEEHLHEALRRHVPVVSVDSETVGESGKSERQIDFVGTDDYLGGKIAATKMLEAGHRRLAVLSMGDETDPMYQRCKGFVDTLKTVADTTCEVVDLSWEYVHSESPELAMKLLGSESRPTGVFLTMDMIAPGVYRAAASLGLNLPDDLSVIGFADEAVAHYLTPSLSTLRQHPREIGQHGAELLLKRIEMFRKSKKTPVFERTIKLLEPTWVERDSVTAPPA; via the coding sequence ATGCGAGTAACCATCAAAGATGTGGCAGAGAAGGCCCAGGTCAGCGTGACGACGGTGTCGATGGCGATGGGCAGCCCGGGCCGGATCGCCGAGGCGACCCGCGAACGCGTCCTGAAGGTGGCCGAGGAGATGGGGTATCGGCCCAACATGCTCGTACGCGGCATGCAGAAGGGCCAGACCATGTCGGTGGGGGTGCTCATGAACTTTTCCGGCGACAGCTTCGAGGGCCGGATCTTCCAGGGCGTCCACCACACGCTGGTCGATGCGGGCTACGTGCCGATCGCGTTGATGCCCAACGACCGGGCCCCGGCCCTCTCACAGATCCACTCGCTGCTGGACCGCCGGGTCGATGGCATCCTGATGCGTCCCACCGGCGAAGCGAAGTGGGAAGAGCACCTGCACGAGGCGCTGCGGCGGCACGTGCCGGTGGTCTCGGTCGACTCCGAAACTGTTGGTGAAAGCGGCAAAAGCGAGCGGCAGATCGATTTTGTTGGGACCGACGACTACCTCGGCGGGAAGATCGCCGCCACGAAGATGCTGGAGGCGGGGCACCGGCGTCTGGCGGTGTTGTCGATGGGCGACGAGACCGATCCGATGTACCAGCGGTGCAAGGGTTTTGTGGACACGCTGAAGACAGTTGCGGACACGACTTGCGAGGTCGTCGATCTGAGCTGGGAGTATGTGCATTCGGAGTCGCCCGAGCTGGCGATGAAGCTGCTGGGCAGCGAGAGTCGGCCGACGGGGGTTTTCCTGACGATGGACATGATTGCGCCCGGGGTTTACCGCGCCGCGGCCAGCCTGGGGTTGAACCTGCCCGATGATCTTTCGGTGATTGGTTTTGCCGACGAAGCGGTGGCCCATTACCTCACGCCCAGCCTGTCGACGCTCCGGCAGCACCCCCGGGAGATCGGCCAACACGGGGCCGAGCTGCTTCTCAAGCGGATCGAGATGTTCCGAAAAAGCAAGAAAACCCCGGTCTTTGAGCGCACCATCAAACTGCTCGAACCGACCTGGGTCGAGCGTGATTCGGTGACCGCGCCGCCCGCCTGA
- the secE gene encoding preprotein translocase subunit SecE codes for MGLPIYKPGQGYWTRVLSAVGAGTLVLAGAAWIYAISPGFLPDANQLYYQAGLAVAIIVGFGMLIYFLLNKPNVVDFMIAVEAEMKKVNWPSKKEIVGSTWVVICGTFMFAGLLFLINFAFGWFFLQIGILAPTGN; via the coding sequence ATGGGATTACCGATCTACAAACCCGGACAAGGCTACTGGACCCGCGTGCTGTCGGCCGTGGGCGCGGGCACACTGGTGCTCGCCGGTGCCGCCTGGATCTACGCCATCTCGCCCGGCTTTCTGCCGGACGCGAACCAGCTCTACTACCAGGCCGGGCTCGCCGTGGCCATCATTGTGGGCTTCGGTATGCTGATCTACTTCCTGCTCAACAAGCCCAACGTGGTCGACTTCATGATCGCCGTTGAGGCCGAGATGAAGAAGGTCAACTGGCCGAGCAAGAAAGAGATCGTCGGCTCGACCTGGGTCGTCATCTGCGGCACCTTCATGTTTGCCGGCCTACTGTTCCTGATCAACTTCGCCTTCGGCTGGTTCTTCCTGCAGATCGGCATCCTCGCGCCGACCGGCAACTGA
- a CDS encoding ankyrin repeat domain-containing protein: MAKRRLPHRPDLDHVRRQAKTLLADFRREFPEAMADFSEYHPTPPGPTEATLSDAQLTLARSYRFPSWPRLKAAVELLVAIDDQDLATLERVVQHHPDILREGARGLDTSATWGVPFAYATASDRPQAAALLAQLDGKDLAAANHEAQAIGLQQLGEWFLEPDGQGAKPGAVMHPCELLNPAGLEFLLEHGADLADAHGNRLAPVAQVLRTYKRDPEGKHRCLEICDEHGTVLPDTPAMAFHRGRVDLLEKHLVDDPTLLERRFTLAELFPHEVGFPAEDPGGLCGTPLEGSTLLHLCGEYDELEIARWLLDRGADPNATAAVDAESFGGHTSLFNAVVTCAAYEPQRDHLAGMLLDAGADPHRRASLRKALLNAEDEAVHTYYDVTAVSWGQRFHGKRLVNRAALRRIEAFRVG; the protein is encoded by the coding sequence ATGGCCAAGCGCCGCCTCCCCCACCGTCCCGATCTCGACCACGTCCGACGCCAAGCGAAAACGCTGCTGGCCGACTTTCGCCGTGAATTCCCCGAAGCGATGGCGGATTTTTCGGAGTACCACCCCACCCCGCCCGGCCCGACCGAAGCCACGCTGAGCGACGCCCAGCTCACCCTGGCGCGTTCGTATCGGTTCCCGAGCTGGCCCCGGCTCAAGGCAGCGGTGGAACTGCTGGTGGCGATCGATGACCAAGACCTGGCCACGCTGGAGCGTGTGGTCCAACACCACCCCGACATCCTGCGGGAGGGCGCCCGAGGGCTGGACACCAGCGCGACCTGGGGCGTGCCGTTCGCTTATGCCACGGCGTCGGACCGGCCCCAGGCCGCCGCCCTGCTGGCGCAACTCGATGGCAAAGACCTGGCCGCGGCAAACCACGAGGCCCAGGCGATCGGGCTCCAGCAACTCGGCGAATGGTTCCTTGAACCCGACGGCCAAGGCGCCAAGCCCGGCGCGGTCATGCACCCCTGCGAGCTGTTGAATCCCGCGGGCCTGGAGTTTTTACTCGAACATGGCGCGGACCTGGCCGACGCGCACGGCAACCGCTTGGCCCCGGTCGCTCAGGTCCTGCGTACCTACAAGCGTGACCCCGAGGGCAAGCACCGGTGCCTGGAAATCTGTGACGAGCACGGGACGGTGCTGCCCGATACCCCGGCGATGGCGTTTCATCGGGGCCGGGTCGATCTGTTGGAAAAACACCTGGTAGACGACCCCACGCTACTCGAGCGACGCTTCACGTTGGCCGAGCTGTTCCCGCATGAAGTGGGATTCCCGGCCGAGGACCCCGGCGGGCTTTGCGGCACGCCGTTGGAAGGTTCGACCCTGCTGCACCTCTGCGGCGAGTACGACGAACTGGAGATCGCGCGTTGGCTGCTTGATCGCGGTGCAGATCCGAATGCGACGGCGGCGGTGGATGCTGAGAGCTTCGGGGGACATACGTCGTTGTTCAACGCGGTGGTGACGTGTGCCGCCTACGAGCCGCAGCGTGACCACTTGGCGGGGATGCTTCTGGATGCCGGGGCCGATCCTCACCGCCGGGCGTCGCTGCGCAAGGCGCTACTCAACGCTGAAGATGAGGCCGTACACACCTACTACGACGTGACCGCGGTGTCGTGGGGGCAGCGCTTCCACGGGAAACGGCTGGTCAACCGGGCGGCGCTCCGGCGGATCGAGGCGTTTCGGGTGGGCTGA
- the tuf gene encoding elongation factor Tu yields the protein MAKGVFERTKPHCNVGTIGHVDHGKTTLTAAITAVQGAKGLADHISYDDVAKASASDGRRDATKIVTISTSHVEYETDNRHYAHVDCPGHADFVKNMITGAAQMDGGILVVSAADGPMPQTKEHVLLARQVNVPKLVVFLNKVDLVDDEELLDLVEMEVQELLTKYDFEEDTPIIKGAAFPALQNPSDPEASKCIGDLMDAIDTWIPEPERETDKPFLMSIEDVFSIKGRGTVATGRVERGEVKVGDKVEIVGLGDTQETTVTGVEMFNKTLDSAIAGDNCGALLRGIEKSDVQRGQVLAAPKSITPHKKFEAEIYILTKEEGGRTSPFFSGYKPQFYFRTTDVTGAIELTGGAEMAMPGDNIKVNVDLGEKPIAMEEGVRFAVREGGRTVGAGVVTAITE from the coding sequence ATGGCTAAAGGTGTTTTCGAACGGACCAAACCGCACTGCAACGTCGGCACGATCGGCCACGTTGACCACGGCAAGACCACGCTGACCGCGGCCATCACCGCCGTCCAAGGCGCCAAGGGTCTGGCCGACCACATCAGCTACGACGACGTCGCCAAGGCTTCGGCTTCGGACGGCCGCCGTGACGCCACCAAGATCGTCACCATCTCGACCTCGCACGTCGAGTACGAGACCGACAACCGTCACTACGCCCACGTCGACTGCCCCGGCCACGCCGACTTCGTCAAGAACATGATCACCGGTGCCGCCCAAATGGACGGCGGCATCCTCGTGGTCTCGGCCGCCGACGGCCCCATGCCCCAAACCAAAGAGCACGTCCTGCTCGCCCGTCAGGTGAACGTGCCCAAGCTGGTCGTCTTCCTGAACAAGGTCGACCTCGTCGACGACGAAGAGCTGCTGGACCTCGTCGAAATGGAAGTCCAAGAGCTGCTCACCAAGTACGACTTCGAAGAAGACACCCCCATCATCAAGGGTGCCGCCTTCCCCGCGCTGCAAAACCCCTCGGACCCCGAAGCTTCCAAGTGCATCGGCGACCTCATGGACGCCATCGACACCTGGATCCCCGAGCCCGAGCGTGAAACCGACAAGCCCTTCCTGATGTCCATCGAAGACGTCTTCTCCATCAAGGGTCGTGGTACCGTTGCCACCGGCCGTGTGGAGCGTGGCGAAGTTAAGGTCGGCGACAAGGTCGAGATCGTGGGTCTGGGTGACACCCAGGAAACCACCGTGACCGGCGTTGAGATGTTCAACAAGACCCTGGACTCGGCGATCGCCGGCGACAACTGCGGTGCCCTGCTCCGTGGTATCGAGAAGAGCGACGTCCAGCGTGGTCAGGTCCTCGCGGCTCCCAAGTCGATCACCCCTCACAAGAAGTTCGAGGCTGAGATCTACATCCTCACCAAGGAAGAGGGCGGCCGCACCAGCCCGTTCTTCTCCGGCTACAAGCCCCAGTTCTACTTCCGCACCACCGACGTGACCGGTGCGATCGAGCTGACCGGCGGCGCCGAGATGGCCATGCCCGGCGACAACATCAAGGTCAACGTTGACCTCGGTGAGAAGCCCATCGCGATGGAAGAAGGCGTCCGCTTCGCCGTCCGTGAAGGCGGCCGCACCGTGGGTGCCGGCGTCGTCACCGCCATCACCGAGTAA
- a CDS encoding ABC transporter permease: MNFLFATLRLGLANLWVHKLRSLLTALGIIIGVGAVVAIAAYGEGTKRAAIQDIMRLGANNIIIRSVKPPGSNVAGQNEATRLSEYGLTRKDVRRLKQTVQPIERMVELKRVGDRIRRGTRSVPGAVFGTTPGLQEAASLTVERGRYLTDSDNDGSRNFAVIGAEVAELLFPLDDPVGGSFLIDTQRFVVVGVLRRVGLAGGAGTALVGRDLNYDIHIPLRTANTRFGDVRQSLGQGSRERTKIEISEVIVQLASQDQVRGVAAKIERLIDTEHSETNDVSLIVPLELIEQAERVQFRSNVLMIVIGGLSLFVGGVGIMNIMLASVTERTREIGIRRALGATRRHIVAQFLVETTTLSCVGGLIGVGCGLAVSLGLQWYAQNFGGVEPPVVMLLPVAIAFSFAVLVGIAFGLYPAVRASQQDPIVALRHD; the protein is encoded by the coding sequence GTGAACTTTCTTTTTGCAACATTGCGGCTGGGGCTGGCCAATCTGTGGGTCCACAAGCTGCGCTCGTTGCTGACGGCGCTGGGCATCATCATCGGCGTCGGGGCCGTGGTCGCGATCGCGGCGTACGGCGAGGGCACCAAGCGCGCCGCCATCCAGGACATCATGCGCCTCGGGGCGAACAACATCATCATCCGTTCGGTCAAGCCCCCGGGCTCCAACGTGGCGGGCCAGAACGAGGCGACCCGCCTCAGCGAGTATGGCCTAACCCGCAAAGACGTTCGCCGACTGAAGCAGACCGTGCAGCCTATCGAGCGCATGGTCGAACTCAAACGCGTCGGCGACCGGATCCGCCGGGGGACCCGCAGCGTGCCGGGGGCGGTGTTCGGCACCACGCCGGGCCTGCAGGAAGCCGCGTCGCTAACGGTCGAGCGGGGGCGTTACCTCACCGACTCGGACAACGACGGGTCGCGGAACTTCGCGGTGATCGGTGCGGAGGTCGCGGAGCTGCTGTTTCCGTTGGACGATCCCGTGGGCGGGAGCTTTCTCATCGACACCCAGCGGTTCGTTGTGGTGGGCGTGCTGCGTCGCGTCGGGCTGGCGGGCGGCGCGGGAACCGCATTAGTCGGACGCGATCTGAACTACGACATCCACATCCCGCTACGCACGGCCAACACACGCTTCGGCGACGTGCGGCAGTCGCTGGGGCAGGGCAGCCGGGAACGCACGAAGATCGAGATCAGCGAAGTCATCGTGCAGCTGGCGAGCCAGGACCAGGTGCGCGGCGTCGCGGCGAAGATCGAGCGCCTGATCGACACCGAACACAGCGAGACGAACGACGTGTCGCTGATCGTGCCGCTGGAGCTGATCGAGCAGGCCGAGCGGGTGCAGTTCCGCAGCAACGTGCTGATGATCGTCATCGGCGGCCTGAGCCTGTTCGTCGGCGGGGTGGGCATCATGAACATCATGCTCGCTTCCGTCACCGAGCGCACGCGTGAGATCGGCATCCGCCGGGCGCTCGGCGCGACGCGTCGGCACATCGTGGCGCAGTTCCTGGTGGAGACGACCACGCTGTCGTGCGTGGGCGGGCTCATCGGCGTGGGCTGCGGGTTGGCGGTGTCGCTGGGGCTGCAGTGGTACGCCCAGAACTTCGGCGGCGTCGAGCCGCCGGTGGTGATGCTGTTGCCCGTGGCGATCGCGTTCAGCTTCGCGGTGTTGGTCGGCATCGCGTTCGGGCTGTACCCCGCGGTGCGTGCATCGCAGCAGGACCCGATCGTGGCCCTGCGGCACGACTAA
- a CDS encoding carbon storage regulator, which yields MLALTRRIGEEVVLGDPNAPLGRIRVVDIHGDKVRLAFDFPREVEINRKELADEKRRESQAPPPPPEEGVEDENTDGDVQSGDKD from the coding sequence ATGCTCGCACTCACCCGCCGAATCGGAGAAGAGGTCGTCCTGGGCGACCCCAACGCCCCCCTGGGCCGTATCCGCGTCGTGGACATCCACGGCGACAAGGTCCGTCTCGCCTTCGACTTCCCCCGTGAAGTCGAGATCAACCGCAAAGAACTCGCGGATGAGAAGCGGCGCGAATCACAAGCGCCGCCACCGCCGCCGGAGGAAGGCGTCGAGGATGAGAATACGGATGGCGACGTTCAATCTGGTGACAAGGATTAG
- the rmuC gene encoding DNA recombination protein RmuC, with the protein MLLEIALAVAVVLLLVAAVVAGVLVRARTSMATELHNAKAESESLRETNRELETKAAVAQQSLEETQSVKATADKLRDENTDLVKQVERLTADREALEKLHKKLDDSLAGLATKSLNESNKQFLELAKKTFESEKKDADASLKQRQVAIETLVKPIQEKLQQTTQAINEIEKNRKEAYGGLKQHLAAMVTDQKQLRDETANLVKALRRPEVRGQWGEMQLRRVAELAGMAAHCDFTEQTSVDSGALRPDMIVDLPGGRQIVVDAKTPITAYIDAAEATEDADRDTNLGRHVKHIEEKIAELSSKRYQDHFATADFVVLFIPGESFLYAAASRKPDLIENAMNRNVVIATPTTLISLLKVVALGWREEQLADNAKKIQDLGQELHKRVATLTRHLDNLGKAVGKTVEHYNKFVGSYESQVMVQTRKFQELGADSPKELPAEGEIEIIESSPRTLKAIEE; encoded by the coding sequence ATGCTCCTCGAAATCGCTCTCGCTGTTGCTGTCGTCCTGCTGCTCGTGGCCGCCGTTGTGGCGGGCGTGCTGGTCCGGGCCCGTACGTCCATGGCCACGGAGTTGCATAACGCCAAGGCGGAAAGCGAATCGCTGCGCGAGACCAATCGCGAGCTGGAGACCAAGGCCGCCGTGGCCCAGCAGAGCCTGGAGGAAACCCAGTCCGTCAAGGCCACGGCCGACAAGCTCCGCGACGAGAACACCGACCTGGTCAAGCAGGTCGAACGCCTGACCGCCGACCGCGAAGCCCTCGAGAAGCTGCACAAGAAGCTCGACGACTCGCTCGCGGGCCTCGCCACCAAGTCGCTTAACGAATCCAACAAGCAGTTCCTCGAACTCGCCAAGAAAACGTTTGAGAGTGAGAAGAAAGATGCCGACGCCTCGCTCAAGCAGCGGCAGGTCGCCATCGAAACGTTGGTCAAGCCCATCCAGGAAAAACTCCAGCAGACCACCCAGGCGATCAACGAGATCGAGAAGAACCGCAAGGAAGCCTACGGCGGACTCAAGCAGCACCTCGCCGCCATGGTCACCGACCAGAAACAACTCCGCGACGAAACCGCCAACCTCGTCAAGGCCCTGCGCCGCCCCGAGGTGCGTGGGCAGTGGGGCGAGATGCAGCTGCGACGCGTGGCCGAACTCGCGGGCATGGCCGCCCACTGCGACTTCACAGAACAGACCTCGGTTGATTCGGGTGCGCTGCGTCCGGACATGATCGTTGATCTTCCGGGGGGTCGGCAGATCGTGGTGGACGCCAAGACGCCGATCACCGCCTACATCGACGCCGCCGAGGCCACCGAAGACGCCGATCGCGACACGAACCTCGGCCGACACGTCAAGCACATCGAGGAGAAGATCGCCGAGCTGTCGAGCAAGCGTTACCAGGACCACTTCGCCACCGCCGACTTCGTCGTGCTCTTCATCCCCGGCGAGTCGTTCCTCTACGCCGCCGCGTCTCGCAAGCCCGACCTCATCGAAAACGCGATGAACCGCAACGTTGTCATCGCCACACCGACGACGCTGATTTCGTTGCTCAAGGTCGTCGCGCTGGGTTGGCGCGAAGAACAACTCGCCGACAACGCCAAGAAGATCCAAGACCTCGGCCAGGAACTGCACAAGCGTGTCGCCACGCTGACCCGCCACCTCGACAACCTCGGCAAGGCGGTGGGCAAGACCGTCGAACACTACAACAAGTTCGTCGGCAGCTACGAGTCGCAGGTCATGGTCCAGACCCGAAAGTTCCAGGAACTCGGGGCCGACTCACCCAAAGAGCTTCCTGCCGAGGGCGAAATCGAGATCATCGAATCCAGCCCGCGCACGCTCAAGGCGATCGAGGAGTAG
- the nusG gene encoding transcription termination/antitermination protein NusG: MSEEHNDYAAEETVEAPAPEAPAVSPEIEDQIDEDELLVMPGMNWFVLRVASNKESSVRKTLLRKIKIEGYDGEDPEKPHLVNRILVPTEKTKTIKAGKQKIIETKLYPGYVFVEMMLEDDGRIPQDIFFLIKETTGVGDFIGTAGRPSPMSIPEIEKMLMASKPAEEQPQVKMEYQKGDHVKITSGAFENMEATVDELMPDQGKVKVIVTIFGRATPVELEYWIIERIEE; this comes from the coding sequence ATGTCCGAAGAACACAACGACTACGCCGCCGAAGAAACCGTCGAAGCCCCCGCTCCGGAAGCCCCGGCCGTGTCCCCCGAGATCGAAGACCAGATCGACGAAGACGAACTACTCGTCATGCCCGGCATGAACTGGTTCGTCCTCCGCGTGGCCTCCAACAAAGAGTCCAGCGTCCGCAAGACCCTGCTCCGCAAGATCAAGATCGAGGGCTACGACGGCGAAGACCCCGAAAAGCCCCACCTGGTCAACCGGATCCTCGTGCCTACCGAGAAGACCAAGACCATCAAGGCGGGCAAGCAGAAGATCATCGAAACCAAGCTGTACCCCGGCTACGTGTTCGTCGAGATGATGCTCGAAGACGACGGCCGTATCCCCCAGGACATCTTCTTCCTCATCAAAGAAACCACCGGCGTCGGCGACTTCATCGGCACCGCCGGTCGGCCCTCGCCCATGTCGATCCCCGAGATCGAAAAGATGCTCATGGCCTCCAAGCCTGCGGAAGAACAGCCGCAGGTCAAGATGGAGTACCAGAAGGGCGACCACGTCAAGATCACCTCCGGTGCCTTCGAGAACATGGAAGCCACCGTCGACGAACTCATGCCCGACCAAGGCAAGGTCAAGGTCATCGTCACCATCTTTGGCCGTGCGACCCCCGTCGAACTCGAATACTGGATCATCGAACGCATCGAAGAGTGA
- a CDS encoding phytanoyl-CoA dioxygenase family protein — MSSPSAVSVADSAPIAAPPGFTDEQWDTFMRDGFLVIEDAISPEDVERYLALHDAFIQRLNRRDPGGFFNAENLVEKDPAFVELIDHPRHIGFAYDCYGELTKLQQSQLMIRPRGGWHNFWHPDGPRGLPYNVFSPHLPLQVKFGYWLTDLPEHKMGNFVCLPGSHHQEYQDFYDTHDSVPGEKILTCKAGTMTLMHNALWHRVEPNESDMVRKNFFLTYSPAWITNQDRWHSDPAWLDTLNREQRILMRSYDWAYDWAKPKADQFPLFLDRDTGADRDPDVYPDHVVLGRRKRLTYHEKRSL, encoded by the coding sequence ATGTCCAGCCCGTCTGCCGTATCCGTCGCCGACTCCGCCCCGATCGCCGCGCCGCCCGGATTCACCGACGAGCAGTGGGACACGTTTATGCGTGACGGCTTCCTGGTGATTGAGGACGCGATCAGCCCCGAAGACGTGGAGCGGTATCTCGCTTTGCACGACGCCTTCATCCAACGTCTCAACCGCCGCGATCCCGGCGGGTTCTTCAATGCGGAGAACCTCGTCGAGAAAGACCCCGCGTTCGTTGAACTGATCGACCACCCCCGGCATATCGGATTCGCCTACGATTGCTACGGCGAACTCACCAAGCTCCAGCAATCCCAACTCATGATCCGGCCGCGCGGCGGGTGGCACAACTTCTGGCACCCCGACGGGCCGCGGGGATTGCCCTACAACGTGTTTAGCCCCCACCTGCCGTTGCAGGTCAAGTTCGGCTACTGGCTCACGGACCTACCCGAACACAAGATGGGCAACTTCGTCTGCCTGCCCGGCAGCCATCACCAGGAATATCAGGACTTCTACGACACGCACGACTCGGTGCCCGGCGAAAAAATCCTCACCTGTAAGGCCGGCACGATGACGCTGATGCATAACGCGCTGTGGCACCGCGTCGAACCCAACGAGAGTGACATGGTCCGCAAAAACTTCTTCCTCACCTACAGCCCGGCGTGGATCACGAATCAAGATCGATGGCACAGCGACCCGGCCTGGCTGGACACGCTCAACCGCGAACAACGGATCCTGATGCGTAGTTACGACTGGGCTTACGACTGGGCCAAACCCAAAGCCGACCAGTTCCCCCTGTTCCTGGACCGCGATACGGGCGCAGACCGCGACCCCGACGTCTATCCCGACCACGTCGTGCTCGGGCGGCGCAAGCGGCTGACGTATCACGAAAAACGATCGTTGTGA